The region ATATTGCTTCTGCGTGCAAGGCTTGCCGAAGTCGTAGTTTTTGTGATCTTTGGTCTCTTTCCGGCAACCGAGTAAGTGGTGCAAGCACCAGTTCACCTCGTCGGCGTTGCGGGTTTGAAAGTTGTAAACGATCAAATCCCATGGATCGGAACGACCATTCATCGCGGCCAAAATCCACCAATCGTCCGCGCCGGTAACCTCGACTCGTTTGGCGTAACCCTTTGGTGGAAACACCGGTTCGACGACCGGCTTTTTCAAATAAGGTGCCATGCTTCTCTTCCCCCATGCATGATGATGTTTGTCTGCCCAATAAGGATTAACGTGATGAAGCCGCGGCCGTTGCCAGAAAAACGTCTACGTTTTGGTCTATCTACGTCGGCAGACGCGAAGCAGCGTGGGAAAGTCTGGTTGAAAGCGACCGGAACAAATCGATAGACTGCCCAGTTGATAAGTGACCTAACGAAAAGGCATTGGCAATGATTCGTACTTCGGCGGCGTTTTTGACGGTAGTGGTTTTCGTCGTCTTGTTGATCGGCTTCGGTCTGTTTGCCTGGCGGACGCTGGTGTTTGCCCAACCAACCCCGGCGCGGTTTTCGTCGGTTCAACAAGCGGCAGTCCATGATCCCAGTCAGATCGCTGAACTTGTCGCGGAAAAAGGCTCTCCGGAAGGCGGGCATGATCGTATGGACGATCATTCGCCGCTTTGGTACGCCGTTCGGTTCGATAAGCCGGAATCGGTCGCGAAGTTGTTGGCACTCGGCGCCGATCCCAATCGTGCCACAGAAGAAGGAGAAAGTCCGCTCTTAACCGCCACGTTTTTAGGAACGAGCAACGCCGACACCGAGATTGTTCAGATGCTGCTCAAAGCTAAAGCGGACGTTAACGTGCGCGGTCCCGTGCATGGCCAAACGCCCCTTCATCGGGCCGTTGTTTCCGAGAACGAAGCGGTCGTCCGTATGCTGATCGACCACGGAGCGAACGTAAACCAGGTCGATGTTCGTGGGAACACGCCACTGCAAACAGCCGTCGTGAATGGAAGCATTCCGATTCTCGAGTTGCTGTTCGAAGCCAAAGCCGACCCCGAGATCCGCAACGAAGCAGGTTTTCGACCAATCGATCAGTTGAATTCCTGTTCCAACCCGGAAGAAGTTCAAGCCGTTTTTCGTAAGCACGACGCCGATAGCGAACGCCGCCCCCCAGTAAAATCCAACGACTAAACTCAATTCCTTTTTTCTGAATCCGTATGAACTCCAACGTCGATCAATACATCGCAGATCACCCGCAGTGGAAGTCAGAACTTACCGCGTTGCGGAAGATTCTACTGGCTTCGGAGTTGACCGAAGACTGGAAGTGGCGAGCCCCTTGCTACACGCTCGATGGCAAGAACGTCGCGATGCTTGCGGCGTTCAAGAACGATTGCGTCCTCAGCTTTTTCAAAGGTGCTTTACTGAAGGATCCTGAGGGAATTCTCGTCAAGCCTGGCGAAAACTCTCAGTCTGCCCGCGTCGTTCGCTTTACCTCCAACACCCAGGTGAAAGAGCGAAAGTCGGCGCTGCAAATGTATCTGGCCGAAGCGGCCGAGAACGAGCGATCCGGCAAACAGGTCGCTACCTCAAACAAGGCCGATCCATATCCCGCAGAATTGACCGCCAAGCTCGACGAAGACCCGCAACTGAAGACCGCATTCGAGGCCCTGACGCCAGGACGGCAGCGTGCCTATGTCATGTTCTTCTCCGCCGCCAAGCAGTCGAAGACACGCACAACCCGTATCGAAAAGTTCGTTCCACGGATCCTGGATGGCAAAGGGATGAACGACTGCGTCTGCGGGCTAACCAAGAAACCACCGGGATGCGACGGCTCGCACAACCAAGCGAAGTAACGAACCACCCCAGAACGAAATCGTGATTGATGAACATCGACGAAACAGCTTCCGACGAAGGACGCTCGACGCCGCCAGCAAAGAATAGTCGTTGGTTGCAAGTCTCGCTGCTGACCATTTTGCTTCTCTTGGCTATCGTTGCTCTGATCATTTCGCACGTGCAGATGTCTTGGCAAATGGAAGCCAACAACGAGGCCATGGTTGCCATGAAGGCGGAATTGACGAAGCTTCGCAAAGAGGTGGGCTATCTCGAGATCGACGACCCTACCCAGGTGCACGTCGTCTCAGTAACGAAGCGAGAGGGGCTCGTCTGGCAATGGCGCGTGTTTATCCCGGAAGGGAAAGAGTTCCGAGCCTATGTCGGGACGAAGCATTCCGCCGGTGGAAGTGTTACGTCGAACTTATCTCTCGATCCCGGAGAAAGCAGAATCGACATGTCTGTCTATCGCGATCACGAAGGCAAATGGCAAGGAGAGCTATCCGTTAAATCAGGCAATCGCTCCACGTCGGCAACCAGTCCTGTCCACGATGACTTCATTCAATGGTTGAAGACATCTGCGTCCTACACCGGCGGAATTTCTCCCGGCGAGGGCACGAAGGTTTACTCGCCGAAGGCAACGATCAAACTCCTCAATAAAACTGCCCAATCCAGAAACCACGTCGCGAAAAATCCACCGTCATCCGGCGAAAAACAATCGGTTCAATCCGCCGAGATCAACGTTTGGATCGCACCGCGGAAAAAGAAAGTTTAGATAGGTAGGGCCCGCCCGAAAGCGCAAAAAACAACGGCAAGATAGCACCGCCAGAGGCTGGTCAGTGCCACCTTGCCGTTTGCGCGAGACGCATTTATTTCGGTGGATTACTTACTTGTGAGCGCGAAGTTGGCTTCGTCGGTTCCGTAGTCGGGAACCTCGAAAGTTAGCTCCGTCCCTTCGTAATAACGGGCCGGCAGGTATTCTTTTACCAGGATCACGTCAGGGTTTTCTTCGTCGCGAACTTCGCCACAGATGAAAACTTTGTGCTTGCCAATCATGGCGCCTGGCTTGCCGGTGTTTGTGTTCAACTCGAACTGTCCCTGGTCGTCGGTAATGCAGAACGATACCGGGCCGACGATAGCGTTATCTCCCTTTTTCTCGGGCGTGAAAATCACGCGAGCCGTCTTCAGCGGTTCGCCGTCGAGTGTCACCAGTCCCGATACAGGGGCACACGCAAAGGGATCTTTCGAGCAGCCTGAGCAAGCGGCCAACAAAGCGACGGCCGCCACGATCAAACTGCCAGACTTCGCGATGCGCGAGAGTGAGTGTTCGTTACGCGGCATTACCATTCTCCTATCACGGCGCCATCGGTGCGGCGAGCCAGACCGGCGACGGTGGCCCAGTCGGTGTATTCGCTCAGGAAACGAACCGAACCATCGGTCAGCGTCACGTTCACGCCGCCAGGATGTTGGCTGTTGACCCCCAGCGATGCGCCATAGGTTCCTTTCGGCGAGTTGATCGCATAGAGCGTCACTTCAGTCGCAGAACCAGCGAAGCGGCCGAGCACGTGTTGGCTCGATCCGGCTCCAAACACTTTCGGCACACCAATCCAAATGGCACCACCTTCTTCACGTTGACCAGAGCCACGCGTGGTGACACTGTCTCGCTCGGCGAAGTAAATGGTGTGGCTCGTACCATCGGTGAAGTCGCGGAACTTCAAGTCGCTTTGATAACCAGCAACGCCGCGGACGGTCGAGCTCTTACTGAATTTCGCACCGTTGACATGTGTCGTGCCGACATTGGCAACGTAGTTCGACTTGGCCATCCGTTCCGTCTCGGGCTGATCGCGGTCGGCGTAATAAGCGCCTTGATAGAAGTACGGATTCAGGGGTGGGCCAGGATCGGAAGGACAGACATACGCAGAGATCTCGTGCTGCGCTTCGGCCGAGGTCCAAGGGGTCGTGAAATCAAGCGAATCGTGAATGGCCGACTGTTCGATGAACGGCAGGATGAACGCACCCCAGCCGTAGCCGTTGTCCCAGTTCATCCAGTCGTTGATATTCACATTCGGATCGCGTGGGTGCAGATATCCTGGCGGAAAGATTGAGAACGTGTCGTGATAGTTGTGAATGGCCAGGCCTAGCTGCTTCATGTTATTGGTGCAGCTCATGCGGCGAGCCGCTTCGCGAGCTTGTTGCACGGCAGGCAAAAGCAAGGCAATCAAGACACCAATGATGGCGATGACCACCAACAATTCAACCAACGTAAATGCCGCATTCTTTTGGGAATAGCGACGGCTTGCCTCATGTCTCATGAGTCGATTCTCCAAATTGATAATTGCGTGAGTTGAGGGCGGGGCTTATGAAAAACAATGCAGGGCATGATGGGGAATCGAAGCGGAAGCGAATGCGATTGAGAAATCCTTTCGTTTGAAATGGCCATCGATATGAATGTTGGTATAGGAATGAGTGCGCGAATTAGTTGCGCGGATCGTACAACTCGGCGGAAATGGTGCTGCCGTATAGCGGATAGTCGACACGTAATCGCCAACATTCGTATTGGCTGATGTCTATACCGGCTTGCTCGGCGACGCTTTCGATTAACTCGGGGTATCGTTTGTATTCTTTTAAGGGTTTTGGGCCTTTGCCCATCGGCTCGAATTCCAAGCGTGACGGCAAAACTCGTTCAATCCCCGGTGGAGCGGCTCGATCGCTGGACGAACTACCGACCATCGTTTCGACACGTGGAAGCCAATCGTCGGCAAAGCCTGGTTCGATCAGCTCGTCACACACGTACGACTTGACCGGCAATTCAATGTGCAGACGTGTCGAAAACTGACCTTCGCGGCCTTCCGGATGCGGAATGTTGTAGTAGCGAGTACCAAACAGCAACGTCGACTCGGCGGTCGCACCGACCGAGCCATGCATTAAGTTGCCGTAAATCCAACCTGAGTCGCCATGAACCATTTCGACCGTCGGATTGGCTGGCGAACAAAACGACGACAACAAGTAACCTTCGGCGTCTTGCTGACCTCGTAAATTCGTACGCGCGATATCAGATTGGTAGCTGACGCCATCGTCTCGTTTCCGGAACGTCCGCGATTGATAGACGTTGATTCGTTCCATCTCCCACAGCAGCCGAAGATCGACGACGCCACCCACAACGCTGGAGTCAACGGCATCGCGGTTCTCTGGCATGCGCCTCACGATGCTCGACCGCAGTAGCAGACCCGCTTGGACGCCCAACATGTGGCTCATGCCGCGAAAGACATTTCGTCGATGTTGCAGTTCTTTCGCATGCCACTGATCTCCTTTGCCAGCGGCCGAGATCATCGAGTTGAAACAGACCCGATCGCCAGCATGCCGCTGCACGAGTGTTTCAAATGCACCATGCGCTTCGAGCAGCGGAGTCGTTGCTTCAGACGCGACACCCACGCCATGGGCCCCTTCGACAAACCGTTCTATGGAAACGCGGGAGGGAACCTGAGGTGCGTTTTCCAGTGGATCGCCCGACTCGGATACTTTGACCAACTGCCAGGCCAGCGTTCGATCGAGCCCGAGCATTCGTTCCAAGTCGCCTGACTTCTTGACGCCGCCAAGCTCTCGCAAAACCACGGTCAGCTGTTCCTGGAGTTCGCGAAGGACCGCCGTCGACTCCGACAGGAATGTCGAGTTCACAGCAGTACGGGTCTTCGATCGAACACGAGTAACAGACACAGAAATCTTTCCTTTGAGGGATCACATCGACCGGCATGCTATGGACGTGAACAACGGAACTAACCCGGGAAATCACATCCGAAACAATAAAAACGGCATCACTCTGGGGGAGGCGTTTGCCGGTCGATGCACGCCAATATGTGTTTTTAAAAACAGATTGTAAATACTGAAAAGGGGAGAACTAATCGATTTTTGTGACATTTCCCCACGCTACACGAACAGCGCATGACCACTCGGAGGGGGTAAGCGAAAGAATGTGGATACGCAGAACTCAGATGTTCCCGAGAGCAATCGCATGGACCAATACGGAATCGAAATCTGAATGCCGATCCGTCGTGACCAAGCAGGGAAGGGCCCGAGCAGAATGCCGGGCCGTCGATGTCGCTCCGTCAGGATTGGCAGACATCAAGTTGACTGAAAAGAAACATGCCGGCAGATAGCTCTTCGTTCCGACGTCGCCGAAGCAACTCGACCGCGCCGGCAACACGTCTCAGCCTACCATGTAAGCAATCGTGAAAGTATTGATAAAGTCTGCGCGAAGTCTACGTCTAATGTGTACGAAGTACAAGCGAAATCAGACGAAATATGGTGGGAATTTACAAGAAGTCTTGTGGCCGAAATCCCTTAGTTGGCGGACAACGCCCCGCTACGTTCCATCCCTTCCGGCATGTCTCCAGTACCGCCGACGAGCGTCGTGTTCCACTCAGCACCAATCATCACGCAGTTGATGCCTGATCCGATCCCCAACAGGGCAACGTTCTGACCGGCTTCAATGAACTGCGTTTGAGTCGCCAAGGCAAGCGTTGTCGGCAGCGCGGCGGCTCCAGTGTTACCGAGCCACTGAACGGTCGCAAAGTCGTTATCAATCGGCAGTTGCAGCTTTTCCAGGACGAGCTTGCGATGCGTCAGGCCAACTTGATGGCAGATAGTCCGCTGAATCTGATCGGTCGACCAACCGGTCTCGCCCAGGAAGTCGGCGAAAGTAGCAGCGCCAGTCGCAATTCCTTCCGCCATCAACTTCTCGGAATCGGTTTGCATCAAAGGGTTTCCGACGCCAGTCTCGTTCTTGCCGGCGATGCTATGGCAAAGATCGTGGTGCTGCGTATGAGCCCGAGCACTTGCCGCGACCAGTTGGTTTCCGGTACGACTTAACTCCTTATGGCACAGCACCATAGCACAACTGGCCGAGCCAATCGTCAACGAGGCCACCGCTAACTTGATATCGTTTCGGCTGAGATTTTCGCTGTTGTTGAGAGTCTCGATCGTGTTATCGACCAAGTGCCGCCCACTCTCGGTTCCTACGACAATGCCAGCTTTGATCTGACCGAGCTCGATCATGTTCGCGATCTGGATCGCCCCGTTCAAAATGCCGAGACACGCATTGCTAACGTCATATACCACACAGTCTTGCGGCAATCCTAAAGCATGGTGCACGCGACACGCGGTGGCTGGCTCGAGAAAGTCTCGGCATACGGAACCATGGATCAATGCGCCAACGTCGGCCGGATCTAAACCTGTCGCTGCCATGGCGTTACGTGCCGAGTGAATACTCACGTCGCCAGGCTGCACGACATCGGGGAAAAACCGTCGCTGCGAGATCCCCGTCATCAACTCCAAACGCCCTTCGGGTAGTCTCAGACGCTCGTAAAGGGGCGCAAGCCGCTGTTCAATCTCGGCGGAGGTGACAATTTCATCAGGCAGGCAGTAGCCCAGCCCTTCGATACAGACGTTCTGGTATTTCATGCCGACCTAGCAGCGGAAAAGAGGTGCCCTTAAAGCCCATATCATAGCCGTTTTGTGTGCAAGAGAGAACCAACCAGAGGCTGGGAATCTAATCGATTCTCAGAGCGTGACGCTTGGATGAAGTCGCCGCTAGCTGGAAGATATGGACAAGCAATGTCACATGCAACACAAGATGTGGAAAAAACTTGGCAAGCTTTAACGGATCGGTAGACTCTCCGCATCTTGTGATTGATCTGGGAACGCAGCGGAACGTTGCGATCTGATCAAGGCTCATGATAGGGAGGTCATTGCTTCAGCCAAAACCCAGGACGGGTCTCTGCGAAAGCTTGGTGGGCAAGCGCCAAGATATGCGTGTCGGACTACACGCTTACATATCGGCAGCTTACCGACAGAAGTTTGGACGAACTTCGTTACAGCCAAGCACTTATCGCAAATACTTCTTTCTGGATCAAGCCGAAGTTATTGATCAAACAGGCCTTGGGAAGATCTTCGTTTACTACAGCGCATGACGCGCCCGAGGAGTCCCCAGATGTTTTCCAAACCTGTTATCGGTTTGAATGCCAACTTTCGGAATGCAACCCACGATCGGCCTGCATTCTCCTTCATTTCTGCCGGATACTTTGATGCAGTCATTCGCGCAGGTGGGATTCCCGTGGTCCTTCCTCCGGTTTCGACCCCAGAAGACCAGCAAGCTGTTTTGCAGCGACTGGATGGTGTCGTCATGATCGGTGGTCCAGACTTGGATCCTAATCGGGACGGGTTCATGCGTCACGCTTCCATCCGCATGATGGAGCCACGTCGTGAAGAAGCCGACCGATCAATGATGAAATTGATCGCTCAGATGCGTTTGCCAGTGTTTGGCATTGGTGTCGGTATGCAATTGATCAATGTCGCTATGGGCGGCAATTTGTTCATGCACATTCCGGAAGACCTGCCGGGCGCATTGCCGCATCACGATACGATCGACAAGCATCATCGCCATGGGCTGGAAGTAACCCCTGGCACGCTGATGGAAAAGATCTTCGGTGACGGCGAAGTTCGTGTGAACAGCAGCCATCACATGGCCATCGACGAGTTGGCACCAGGTTTCATCGCCTCGGCACGTAGCCCAGACGGCGTCGTCGAAGCCATCGAGTCGATTCACGAAGATTGGTTCGCGATCGGAACCCAGTTCCATCCGGAAGCCGAGTCGGCTTCTGCCCTCGATCAGCGCATTTTTGAAGAGTTCGTCGAAGGCGTCGTGGCCGTCAAGGCCGGCGGTGTCCGAGTCGCTGCTGCTTAACTCGGGTTCAACCCGCACGATCAGCATGGGGTAAGCAGGAATCGCAGGCCAATGGTTCCTGCTTCCCCCTCTTTATCTTCAATACAATTCACCTTTACGCATTGGGACAGGGATGCCCAAGACACTCGGATTCTCGAGTTTCGCGGATCATGCGCGGCGCTACTTTGTTGGCACGGCGATGACTCCCTGTCTGCGCTTTATGAGTGCGGCGATCTTGAAGGTTGATGGCCGCGGCTTGAATGCTTGTTTCGATGTCATTCATCAATTGAATGTTCGCACCCCGCCGGATGTACGTTCGTTACTTGAACAGGGCGGTGCAGGGCTTACCACGGGAACTCAACTACCCGGAATGGCCGCGCGGTTGGTCTCGGAACTACAAGTCGTTAATGTTGAACGTCTGCTGAACACGTCTGGAATTTCAGCAGAGAAAGTCACTGCCATCGGTCAACGTGGGCCTGGCATGGCACGCGAGTACTGGAAGCAGACTGGCACCGCTATTTCAATTGGCGATCCGACGATTCTCGCCGAAGCGACTGGGGTGACGGTGATCGATCACTTCGAGCAGCGCGACATTACCAAGGGTGGTGATGCAACCGGTCTGGATGTCTTGCCGATGTGGCTACTGCTGACCAAGGCGGTTGATTCGGTTAGTGCTCGGCCGATTGTCGTTGTACGGCTTGATCAAGAAATTGAACTGTTCTATTTACCTGCTCGACGGAAGAATCGGCCTATTCCAGCAATCGCCTATCGGAATATCGGACCAGGCTTTTCTTTGCTTCAAAGACTGCAAAACACTTGCGACCGTTCCAGTCCTGTGGATGCAGTCGAAAACACAGATTCTGCCTCTGTGTTCGAGCGTGCATTGGAGGATGTGGTTGGTCATACGTCTGATCGGCAGTTGGGTGAAATTGCCGATCGCATCGTCGCCGAGGCACCCGACGTATTACGATCGCCTACCTCTCTTAACCGCGCGATGGAAGAATTCTGGAGTGAGCGTATTCACCGAGAGGTAGTGAACCAGTTTCCAACTTCTCCAGAGCTCGCCGAGATAATTATTCTAGGGCGAGGAGCTCGTCGTGAAGCTCTTGTGCAGCAGTTGGCTGACAAATTCGAGAGCGTTCCATTGACGACAGAAATTACACGTAGTTGGATTTCCGGTTCCGTCGGTGCATCCGTGGCGGCAATTTTCGCGGCGCTGAATGTTGATCAGATCAGCGGCAATTTACCTGACCTGACAGGGGCGAACGCGGCTCGAGTTTTAGGCCGCATCACGCCAGGCAACCCGGGCAACTGGCGTGGCGTTCTTGCTCAGATGGAAATGGCGGCGCGACAAACGATGCCACTCCGCGAAGCAATCTAAAGCGAGAATTACAGCTCGATCTTCGTGCCGAGCACTTTCAGGAATTCCCGGATCCAAGCAGGATGGGCCGGCCATGCAGGGCCAGTGACTAGCTTGCCATCAACATGAGCGTTATCGAACGTTTCGCTCGGAGGAAGGCTTTCTCCCCCACCAATAACGACTTCTGGTCCAACGGCTGGATAAGGACAAACCGTTTTGCCTTTGAGGACACCAGCGGCGGCGAGAATTTGTGGGCCATGACAAATCGCGGCGATGGGTTTGTCGGCTTCCGAAAAGTGCTTGACCATGGCCAGCACTTTGTCGTTCAACCGTAAGTATTCCGGAGCACGTCCGCCTGGAATTATCAACGCGTCGAAACTGGCGACGTCGATTTCATCGAATGTGGCATTCAGTTGGAAGTTGTGTCCTGGCTTCTCGGTGTAGGTCTGGTGACCCTCGAAGTCATGGATAGCCGTTGCGACGGTGTCGCCTGACTTTTTGTCGGGGCAAACGGCGGAGACTTCGTGGCCAACCATCAACAGCATCTGGAATGGGACCATCACTTCGTAGTCTTCCACGAAGTCGCCGACGAGCATCAAAATCTTCTTAGCAGGCATATCGAGGTGCATCTCCTGAGGGAAACAATTTAGTGGGCAGCGCTTCGTTGCTGAATGAAATCAACGACATCGCTCACCGACTGGATATCGGCAAACTCATCATAATCGATCGAAAAGCCAAAGCGTTTTTCGATCTCACAGACGAGCTCGATCAACTCGAAAGAATCGGGAACGAGATCTTCGGCCAAAGAGCTATCCATGCGAACGACATCAGGACGGATGTTACGCGTCTGAGCGATCTTCTCACGGATCCATTCGAACACTTCTCGGTCTTGCACGGCATTAGGTCCTTATCGTCCGAAAGCTGGGCAGGTAGTTCCGCCTACGGATACGAACCCTCTGACGCTTCTGGCCCAAGCGGCCTACGAGAGTTCTATGGAAGTGGTCGGCATGATTTTAGCAGATCTTCTCTCTTACTTTCGAGGTATTCCGAGGTTGTTCGACGTTAGTTTGTCCAAGCGGATCAACGCGAAACGGTAAAAAAGGCAAAGAAAAACGATTAGATAGAGTGGTGCGTGTAGGTCGTGGCTGCCGATAAGCAAGGCGTGAAAGGCAGTTTTGCTAGCACTTCGGTGCGGCAACGCCCAGTCATGACGATTATTCCATCCCCCCTGAAGAGAACCGATGAGAGAGAGTACTCCCCTATATCTCCTCGCGACCGGCTCACGCAGTGACATTGAAGGTGGTCGTTGGCAGTTTGTTTTGCGTCGCTCCGATGGCCGCTTCGAGATTGCCGAGTCCGACTTCGAGATGAACCACTTTGGTGATCGTGTTGCTTTGCTGGCCGTCGTACGAGGCCTGGAAGCGATTCCTGAGCCAAGCCGAGTTCAGTTGCTTACGCCTTCGCGATATATCCTCAACGGCATCCGTCATGGTCTTTGCACTTGGGAAGACCAGGACTTCAAGATCGAGCGACTTGGTCGGCGTATTGCCGTTCGCAACCATGACTTGTGGTCGCGTGTCGCCCAGGCACGGCAGTTTCATCAAATCAACGCGAAATACAGCGAGTCGTCCCTGACGGACACCAACCGGGCCGAACAATGGTCCGAGGTAGCCACCCTGGGTGACGACATCGAGTTCGCATTGCATCAGGCCCAGCGAGAAATAGAAGGCCGTAGTAAGCCTCGATCGCTCGCAACGTGTGCCTAGCTCGTGCGTTACCAACGTACATCATTCGTAATCTCCCCCAACAGGAAGACACCCAGCAAGCCGGCGCAACGGCAAGGAGTAGGACGTGCATACCATTGGTAGTTTGGGTAAAATATCGGACATCATTGAAGGTTGTTCTGACAATCCGAGCAGTTTCCTGGGACCGCATCCCGTGGAAGAGGCCGGAACGAAATCCGCGGCGGTTCGAGCCTACCTGCCCGGAAAAGAGCAGGCCTGGTTATTCCATCCGGGACACGGACAGAGCGTGCCGATGAACAAGATTCATCCAGCCGGTTTGTTTGAAGTGATGTGTCCGATGGATGGCGTTACGGAAAAAGGCCAGTATCAACTTCGAATTGACGGCGGAAGCGGCCAGATGAAAACATTGCACGACCCCTACGCGTTCCCTTCTATTTTCACCGGCTTCGATCTTCACCTTCTCGGGGAAGGGAAGCACTGGAGTTCGTACGAAAAGATGGGTGCCCATCTTCGTACGGTGAACGGCGTTACCGGCGTGAATTTCGCTGTCTGGGCACCGAACGCCAAAGCAGTCTCGGTGGTTGGTGATTTCAACGACTGGGATGCACGAAGCCATCAGATGAACCGCATCGGTAGCAGCGGCATCTGGGAGCTGTTCATTCCCGGAATGGCTGCCGGCGAAAAGTACAAATATCGCGTTCGCCAAGCCGATCGAGCGGTCGACAAGTGCGATCCGTATGGCTTCGCAGCCGAGATGCCACCTCGCACGGCATCGGTTGTCGCCGACCTGTCGGTGCACAATTGGAACGACCAGGAATGGATGGAACGTCGTGCCAACGAAGACCAACTGTCCAAGCCAATGTCGGTTTATGAAGTGCATCTGGGAAGTTGGCAGCGAAACGTGGAAGAAGAGCATGGTTGGTTCAACTATCGCTATCTTGCCCACGAATTGGTCAAGTATTGCAAAGAACAGAACCATACTCACATTGAATTGATGCCGGTTTCCGAGCATCCCTTCACCGGCAGCTGGGGTTATCAAACCGTTGGCTATTACGCCATCACCAGCCGTTACGGCTCGCCGGAAGACTTCATGTACTTCGTCGACTACTGCCACCAAAACGGTTTGGCAGTGATTCTCGACTGGGTTCCAGCTCACTTCCCGAAAGACGATCATGGCCTTCGTCGCTTCGACGGCACCGCACTGTACGAACACGAAGATCCACGTCGGGGCGAGCATCCTGACTGGGGAACGTTGATCTTCAACTATGGCCGTAACGAAGTTCGGAACTTCCTCGTTTCCAACGCTTTGTTCCTGTTCGACAAGTACCACATCGATGGTCTACGCGTCGATGCGGTCGCTTCGATGCTGTATCTCGACTACAGCCGCGAAGGGGACAACTGGTTGCCTAACGAATTTGGTGGCCGCGAGAATCTCGAAGCGATCACCTTCATGAAGGAATTCAACGAGCAGTCGCATCTGCAGCATCCAGGCGTGATGACGATTGCCGAAGAATCGACCGCGTGGGGTGGTGTGTCGCGACCAACGTACGACGGCGGTCTCGGTTTCAGCTTGAAATGGAACATGGGCTGGATGAACGACACGCTGCGATTCATGCGAAAGGACCCTGTCTATCGCAAGCATCACCATGGCGAGTTGACGTTCAGCTTGATCTACGCGTTCACCGAAAACTTCGTGTTGCCGCTTTCGCACGACGAAGTGGTGCATGGTAAGGGATCGCTTTTGGATCAGATGCCAGGCGACATGTGGCAGCGATTCGCAAACCTCCGATTGCTCTATTCGTACATGTGGACACATCCCGGGAAGAAGTTGATCTTCATGGGAGATGAAATTGGCCAGTGGAACGAGTGGAACCTGGAGGCTGGTTTACAATGGGACTTGCTGGAATGGGAATCGCACCAAGGGGTTCAAAAGTTGATCTCCGACCTGAACGCGATGCTTGTCCACGAGCCGGCACTGCACGAAGTTGACTTCACCGAAGATGGCTTCGAGTGGATTGACTGCGATGACTGGGAAAACA is a window of Bremerella sp. TYQ1 DNA encoding:
- a CDS encoding acyl carrier protein codes for the protein MQDREVFEWIREKIAQTRNIRPDVVRMDSSLAEDLVPDSFELIELVCEIEKRFGFSIDYDEFADIQSVSDVVDFIQQRSAAH
- the glgB gene encoding 1,4-alpha-glucan branching protein GlgB, producing MHTIGSLGKISDIIEGCSDNPSSFLGPHPVEEAGTKSAAVRAYLPGKEQAWLFHPGHGQSVPMNKIHPAGLFEVMCPMDGVTEKGQYQLRIDGGSGQMKTLHDPYAFPSIFTGFDLHLLGEGKHWSSYEKMGAHLRTVNGVTGVNFAVWAPNAKAVSVVGDFNDWDARSHQMNRIGSSGIWELFIPGMAAGEKYKYRVRQADRAVDKCDPYGFAAEMPPRTASVVADLSVHNWNDQEWMERRANEDQLSKPMSVYEVHLGSWQRNVEEEHGWFNYRYLAHELVKYCKEQNHTHIELMPVSEHPFTGSWGYQTVGYYAITSRYGSPEDFMYFVDYCHQNGLAVILDWVPAHFPKDDHGLRRFDGTALYEHEDPRRGEHPDWGTLIFNYGRNEVRNFLVSNALFLFDKYHIDGLRVDAVASMLYLDYSREGDNWLPNEFGGRENLEAITFMKEFNEQSHLQHPGVMTIAEESTAWGGVSRPTYDGGLGFSLKWNMGWMNDTLRFMRKDPVYRKHHHGELTFSLIYAFTENFVLPLSHDEVVHGKGSLLDQMPGDMWQRFANLRLLYSYMWTHPGKKLIFMGDEIGQWNEWNLEAGLQWDLLEWESHQGVQKLISDLNAMLVHEPALHEVDFTEDGFEWIDCDDWENSVISYVRKGKNPEDFVAVVCNFTPNSRENYRMGVPMPGTYAEVFNSDNARYAGSDVINTDDIRSENIGWNGREHSIQFRLPPMATVVLKPVR
- a CDS encoding RNase H family protein, which gives rise to MRESTPLYLLATGSRSDIEGGRWQFVLRRSDGRFEIAESDFEMNHFGDRVALLAVVRGLEAIPEPSRVQLLTPSRYILNGIRHGLCTWEDQDFKIERLGRRIAVRNHDLWSRVAQARQFHQINAKYSESSLTDTNRAEQWSEVATLGDDIEFALHQAQREIEGRSKPRSLATCA